In a genomic window of Helianthus annuus cultivar XRQ/B chromosome 10, HanXRQr2.0-SUNRISE, whole genome shotgun sequence:
- the LOC110881097 gene encoding glutamic acid-rich protein-like: MTMVFDEKENDFVGKINDFGRYRTRIFNQDDKHVWTLRFENFACQQNESLKEMEKRFDYMIEKLKSFDINLTDTEQTLKLEAALPAEWDDVLKEVKENLEKLNLGNLDKINLDVITEIDKRICTYKKETKGTPKNEESVEVGSSSSALACSKCDSFKTDNDKLIKNAESLALEIKKLKEEKQADEKQILMLSLVNDASNRKRLQRQEGYPIEWVTTRTLEMFESVLVKRKYGGEPKRYDGKELKKKTIKKAKETQFQTIVHEQAIPKTTYKMQGVDEEDADGDDVDNEDEVDVDNVDEHADNDYDEVDDDDDDDDDDGFDHDDHYDYAELDPEVQNVMQINDENEEAFYRRVVDEDVES; this comes from the exons ATGACGATGGTATTTGACGAAAAGGAAAATGATTTTGTTGGAAAGATAAATGATTTTGGGAGATATCGTACGAGGATTTTCAATCAAGATGATAAACATGTTTGGACTCTTCGATTTGAAAATTTTGCTTGTCAACAGAATGAGAGTTTGAAAGAGATGGAAAAAAGATTCGATTACATGATAGAGAAGTTAAAATCATTTGATATAAATTTGACAGATACTGAGCAGACATTGAAGTTGGAGGCTGCTTTACCTGCTGAATGGGATGATGTTTTAAAGGA AGTAAAAGAGAATCTAGAAAAACTGAATCTGGGAAATTTagataaaatcaatttggatgtGATTACTGAAATTGATAAGAGAATCT gtacatacaagAAGGAAACAAAGGGTActccaaagaatgaagaatctgtaGAAGTTGGATCTTCAAGCTCTGCATTAGCATGCTCaaaatgtgacagcttcaagactgataatgacaaactcatCAAAaatgcggaaagtttggcattggaaatcaagaagttgaaagaagaaaAGCAggctgatgaaaaacagattcttatg CTTTCCTTGGTGAATGATGCTAGCAATAGAAAAAGGTTGCAACGACAAGAAGGATACCCGATTGAGTGGGTTACAACAAGAACGCTTGAAATGTTTGAGAGTGTACTAGTTAAAAGGAAATATGGTGGAGAGCCAAAACGCTATGATGGCAAAGAACTTAAAAAGAAAACTATTAAGAAGGCTAAGGAAACACAGTTTCAAACAATTGTTCATGAACAAGCCATACCCAAGACAACATACAAAATGCAGGGTGTTGATGAAGAAGATGCTGATGGTGATGATGTTGACAATGAAGATGAAGTTGATGTTGACAATGTTGATGAACATGCTGATAATGATTATGatgaggttgatgatgatgatgatgatgatgatgatgatggttttgatCATGATGATCATTATGATTATGCTGAACTCGACCCTGAAGTTCAAAACGTTATGCAAATCAATGATGAGAATGAAGAGGCTTTCTATCGAAGGGTTGTGGATGAAGATGTAGAAAGCTAG